In Leuconostocaceae bacterium ESL0723, the following proteins share a genomic window:
- the rpoC gene encoding DNA-directed RNA polymerase subunit beta', which produces MAIDVNKFESMQIGLASPDKIHDWSHGEVKKPETINYRTLKPEKDGLFDERIFGPTKDYECACGKYKRIRYKGIVCDRCGVEVTSSKVRRERMGHIELAAPVTHIWYFKGIPSRMGLVLDMSPRSLEEVIYFASYVVVDPGDAPVEKKQLLTEREYRQYKKEYGAGFKAGMGAEAVKELLADVDLAAEAEALKEELQEATGQKRVRAVRRLDIIEAFLQSDNKPEWMVMEVIPVIPPDLRPMVQLEGGRFATSDLNDLYRRVINRNNRLKRLFDLNAPGIIVQNEKRMLQEAVDALMDNGRRGRPVAGPGNRPLKSLSHMLKGKQGRFRQNLLGKRVDYSGRSVIDVGPFLKMNQMGLPRPMAIELFRPFIMKELTKRKLAGNVKSAKRKIDRADEDVMDVLEDVIKEHPVLLNRAPTLHRLGIQAFEPVLVSGKAMRLHPLVTEAYNADFDGDQMAIHVPLSDEAQAEARLLMLAAGHILAPKDGKPIVAPSQDMVIGNYYLTTEETGREGEGMIFSSVDEARLAYENKIVHFHTRVGIQTSSFPADKPFTEEQRGKIMVTSVGKLLFNEILPTDFPYINEPSDANFKGVSDDFFIEKGENIHDFLDDHPIVAPFKKGFLSDIIAEVYKRYKVTETSLLLDRMKDLGYDISTRSGLTVAMTDVTELADKPDILADAHQQVATVTKQFRRGLITDAERYQRVIDIWSKAKDTIQDELIDSFDPTNPIFMMQDSGARGNISNFVQLAGMRGLMAGPGGKIIELPVTSNFRDGLTVMEMFISTHGARKGMSDTALKTANSGYLTRRLVDVAQDVIVREFDNGSDRGVAVRAIMDGTSVVEPLYDRIVGRYAMKSILDPETGEKIVARNEMIDEEAARRIVNAGIEEVTIRSVFTSTTEHGVSVLDYGRNLATGEEVEVGEAVGTVAAQSIGEPGTQLTMRNFHTGGVAGGNDITQGLPRVQEIVEARIPKGRAEISEVTGKITAIEENPAERTKSVTIEGDTDTRTYTLPLTARMRFGEGDAIKRGEAINEGPIDPKELLAVTDTLTTETYMLTEIQKVYRLQGIEVSDKHIEVMIRQMLRKVRIMDPGDTDLLPGNLMDIADFKRANEPALFAGKVPATARPVLLGITKAALETNSFLSAASFQETTRVLTDAAIRGKNDPLIGLKENVIIGKIIPAGTGMAEYRHIKPKVVGEVVANPEEETAAIPKLDEVAQTLDNEEK; this is translated from the coding sequence ATGGCAATCGATGTTAACAAGTTCGAAAGCATGCAAATCGGTCTGGCCTCTCCCGATAAGATTCATGACTGGTCTCATGGGGAAGTTAAGAAGCCAGAAACGATTAACTATCGAACGCTCAAGCCTGAAAAAGACGGCTTGTTTGATGAACGAATCTTTGGACCTACCAAGGACTATGAATGTGCCTGCGGTAAGTACAAGCGGATTCGTTATAAGGGAATTGTCTGTGACCGCTGTGGTGTTGAGGTAACTTCATCCAAGGTCCGGCGTGAGCGGATGGGCCACATTGAGCTGGCTGCACCCGTTACCCACATTTGGTACTTTAAGGGCATCCCTTCGCGGATGGGCTTGGTCTTGGACATGAGCCCCCGTTCCCTTGAAGAGGTAATCTACTTCGCCTCCTACGTGGTTGTCGATCCTGGGGATGCGCCCGTAGAAAAGAAGCAACTGCTGACGGAACGTGAGTACCGCCAGTACAAGAAGGAATACGGTGCTGGCTTTAAGGCTGGCATGGGTGCCGAAGCGGTTAAGGAACTCCTGGCCGACGTTGATTTGGCAGCTGAAGCGGAAGCTCTGAAAGAAGAGCTCCAGGAAGCTACCGGTCAAAAGCGGGTCCGGGCGGTCCGCCGTTTGGACATCATCGAAGCCTTCTTGCAGTCTGATAACAAGCCAGAATGGATGGTCATGGAAGTTATTCCAGTTATTCCACCTGACTTGCGGCCAATGGTTCAGTTGGAAGGTGGCCGTTTTGCCACTTCTGATTTGAACGACTTATACCGCCGTGTTATCAACCGTAACAACCGGTTGAAGCGTTTGTTTGACTTGAATGCCCCTGGTATCATCGTCCAAAACGAAAAGCGGATGCTCCAAGAAGCAGTTGATGCTTTGATGGATAACGGTCGTCGTGGCCGTCCAGTTGCCGGTCCTGGTAACCGCCCATTGAAGTCCCTTTCCCACATGTTGAAGGGAAAGCAGGGTCGGTTCCGTCAGAACTTGCTGGGTAAGCGTGTTGATTACTCAGGTCGTTCGGTTATCGATGTTGGACCATTCTTGAAGATGAACCAGATGGGACTGCCACGGCCAATGGCCATCGAGCTTTTCCGTCCCTTCATCATGAAGGAATTGACTAAGCGTAAGCTGGCCGGCAACGTTAAATCAGCTAAGCGCAAGATTGATCGCGCTGATGAAGACGTCATGGATGTCTTGGAAGACGTTATTAAGGAACACCCAGTGCTCCTTAACCGTGCACCTACCCTGCACCGTCTGGGAATCCAGGCCTTCGAGCCTGTCCTAGTTTCTGGTAAGGCCATGCGTTTGCACCCATTGGTTACCGAGGCCTATAACGCCGACTTCGATGGTGACCAAATGGCCATTCACGTGCCTTTGTCTGACGAAGCTCAGGCCGAAGCCCGCCTGCTGATGCTGGCCGCTGGCCACATCCTGGCCCCTAAGGATGGAAAGCCAATCGTGGCCCCATCTCAGGATATGGTTATTGGTAACTACTACCTGACTACTGAAGAAACCGGCCGTGAAGGTGAAGGGATGATCTTTAGTTCAGTTGATGAAGCACGACTGGCCTATGAAAACAAGATTGTCCACTTCCACACTCGGGTTGGTATCCAGACCTCTTCTTTCCCCGCTGACAAGCCTTTCACTGAGGAACAGCGTGGCAAGATTATGGTGACCTCAGTTGGTAAGTTGCTCTTTAACGAGATTTTGCCAACTGACTTCCCTTATATCAATGAACCTTCTGACGCCAACTTCAAGGGCGTTTCAGACGACTTCTTCATTGAAAAGGGTGAAAATATTCATGATTTCTTAGATGACCACCCAATCGTGGCACCATTTAAGAAGGGCTTCCTGTCCGATATCATCGCCGAAGTTTATAAGCGTTACAAGGTGACCGAAACTTCCCTGCTCTTGGATCGGATGAAGGACCTTGGTTATGACATCTCAACCCGTTCTGGTTTGACGGTGGCCATGACCGATGTTACTGAATTGGCTGATAAGCCAGACATCCTGGCTGATGCCCACCAGCAGGTTGCGACGGTTACGAAGCAGTTCCGTCGTGGTCTGATTACCGATGCCGAGCGTTACCAGCGGGTTATCGATATCTGGAGTAAGGCTAAGGACACCATCCAAGACGAGCTGATTGACTCGTTTGACCCTACCAACCCAATCTTTATGATGCAGGACTCAGGTGCTCGAGGAAACATCTCGAACTTCGTCCAGCTGGCTGGTATGCGTGGTCTGATGGCCGGACCTGGTGGTAAGATTATCGAGCTGCCAGTTACGTCAAACTTCCGTGATGGTCTGACCGTGATGGAAATGTTTATTTCGACCCACGGTGCCCGGAAGGGAATGTCGGATACGGCCTTGAAGACGGCCAACTCAGGTTACCTGACCCGTCGTCTGGTTGATGTGGCCCAGGATGTTATCGTCCGCGAGTTCGATAATGGTTCTGACCGTGGTGTTGCTGTGCGCGCCATCATGGATGGTACCTCAGTTGTTGAGCCACTTTATGACCGAATTGTTGGTCGTTATGCCATGAAGTCAATCTTGGATCCTGAAACTGGTGAAAAGATTGTGGCCCGCAACGAAATGATTGATGAAGAGGCTGCCCGCCGCATCGTCAATGCCGGTATTGAAGAAGTCACGATTCGTTCGGTCTTCACTTCAACGACCGAGCACGGGGTTTCTGTCTTGGATTACGGTCGTAACCTGGCTACTGGTGAAGAAGTCGAAGTTGGTGAAGCAGTTGGAACTGTGGCTGCCCAGTCAATCGGAGAGCCTGGTACCCAGCTGACCATGCGTAACTTCCACACGGGTGGTGTTGCCGGTGGTAACGATATTACCCAGGGACTCCCTCGTGTGCAGGAAATCGTGGAAGCCCGGATTCCTAAGGGACGTGCTGAAATTTCAGAGGTAACCGGAAAGATTACGGCCATCGAAGAAAACCCAGCTGAACGGACTAAGAGTGTCACCATCGAAGGCGACACCGACACGCGGACTTACACCCTGCCACTGACAGCGCGGATGCGCTTTGGTGAGGGTGATGCCATCAAGCGTGGTGAAGCCATCAACGAAGGACCAATCGATCCTAAGGAGTTGTTGGCAGTTACCGACACCCTGACGACTGAGACCTACATGTTGACCGAAATTCAGAAGGTCTACCGTTTGCAAGGTATTGAAGTTTCCGATAAGCACATCGAAGTTATGATTCGTCAGATGCTGCGTAAGGTGCGGATTATGGATCCTGGTGACACGGATCTCTTGCCTGGTAACTTGATGGATATCGCTGACTTTAAGCGGGCCAACGAACCAGCCCTCTTTGCTGGTAAGGTGCCTGCTACGGCTCGGCCAGTGCTGCTTGGTATTACCAAGGCTGCCTTGGAGACCAACTCCTTCCTGTCAGCCGCTTCCTTCCAGGAAACGACGCGTGTGCTGACCGACGCGGCTATCCGCGGCAAGAACGATCCTTTGATTGGTTTGAAGGAAAACGTTATCATCGGAAAGATTATTCCTGCCGGAACTGGTATGGCCGAATACCGTCACATCAAGCCAAAGGTGGTTGGCGAAGTTGTTGCTAACCCCGAAGAAGAAACGGCTGCTATTCCTAAGTTAGACGAAGTTGCTCAAACTTTGGATAACGAAGAAAAGTAA
- the rplK gene encoding 50S ribosomal protein L11, whose amino-acid sequence MAKKVVNVVKLQIAAAKATPAPPVGPALGQAGINIAQFTKEFNARTADQAGSMIPVEISVFDDRSFEFVTKTPPAADQLRKIVGKGSGEPNIKKVGNVTLDQIRAIAENKMADLNANDITAAMRMIEGTARSMGVTVDGVDLTVDGTAIKEDAE is encoded by the coding sequence GTGGCTAAAAAAGTTGTCAATGTAGTTAAGCTACAGATTGCCGCCGCCAAAGCAACGCCAGCTCCACCAGTTGGACCTGCCTTGGGTCAGGCCGGTATTAACATCGCGCAATTTACTAAGGAATTTAACGCGCGGACTGCCGATCAGGCAGGATCAATGATTCCTGTGGAAATCTCCGTTTTCGATGATCGTTCATTCGAATTCGTAACGAAGACCCCACCTGCTGCCGACCAATTGCGTAAGATTGTCGGTAAGGGTTCTGGTGAGCCTAACATCAAGAAGGTCGGTAACGTGACCCTTGATCAAATCCGTGCCATTGCGGAAAACAAGATGGCCGATTTGAACGCCAACGACATCACTGCCGCTATGCGGATGATTGAGGGAACTGCCCGTTCAATGGGTGTGACCGTTGATGGTGTTGACTTGACTGTTGATGGTACAGCAATCAAGGAGGACGCAGAATAA
- the rpmG gene encoding 50S ribosomal protein L33 — protein sequence MPSQKGSLACTVCGSRNYTVTLPRERTTRLAVKKFCPHCGKHTLHQQTK from the coding sequence GTGCCTAGTCAAAAGGGATCATTAGCCTGCACGGTCTGTGGATCGCGGAATTATACCGTGACCTTACCCCGTGAACGCACTACCCGCCTAGCAGTTAAAAAATTTTGTCCGCACTGTGGGAAACACACCCTGCACCAGCAGACTAAGTGA
- a CDS encoding sigma factor translates to MMQDRLQPAVIAAQHGHECAYPVLIWHLKGLIYQVHHRKVSSQLTLDEWYAEGLEVLLKSVARYDVSRQKAKFSTYFMTALNNRATDIIRQHYSAKSQFYQNLYSQDNGDFELFELGTDQFNPESITVLRDSLSQVQLSQSGDFRRVVSQLLGSQALERRTRADRRFDQMQYRFKKAVYGVI, encoded by the coding sequence ATTATGCAAGATCGTTTACAGCCGGCCGTGATTGCGGCTCAACACGGCCACGAATGTGCCTACCCAGTCCTAATTTGGCACTTAAAGGGCCTGATTTACCAGGTTCACCATCGCAAGGTTAGCAGTCAGCTGACCTTAGACGAGTGGTACGCCGAAGGGTTGGAAGTCCTGTTAAAATCCGTGGCCCGTTACGATGTCAGCCGCCAAAAAGCCAAGTTTTCGACTTATTTCATGACTGCCTTAAACAACCGGGCGACTGACATTATCCGCCAGCACTACAGTGCTAAGAGTCAGTTCTACCAGAACCTGTACTCGCAAGATAATGGCGACTTCGAGCTCTTTGAACTCGGAACGGACCAGTTTAACCCGGAAAGTATCACCGTGCTGCGCGATAGCCTCAGTCAGGTCCAGCTTTCCCAGAGCGGGGACTTTCGCCGGGTGGTCAGTCAGTTGCTGGGCAGCCAGGCTTTAGAGCGTAGAACCAGGGCTGACCGACGCTTTGACCAGATGCAGTACCGCTTTAAAAAGGCGGTCTACGGAGTCATTTGA
- a CDS encoding Mini-ribonuclease 3, with amino-acid sequence MPDLNYEQMNGLSLAYIGDAIYEVAVRKHLLGLGLTKVNDLQRHSRRYVSAKAHAGLYQLMVDDQILTDEEMHYFKRGRNAKSHTKAKNTDVVTYRISTGVEAMFGYLYLSGQLDRIRTLMDWIYDQVEHERVKHG; translated from the coding sequence ATGCCAGATTTAAACTATGAACAAATGAACGGGTTGTCGCTGGCTTATATCGGCGATGCCATTTACGAAGTAGCGGTTCGTAAGCATTTACTGGGCTTAGGACTGACCAAGGTTAATGACCTGCAGCGCCATAGCAGGCGTTACGTTTCGGCCAAGGCCCACGCTGGTCTCTACCAGCTGATGGTTGACGACCAGATTTTAACCGACGAGGAAATGCACTATTTTAAACGGGGCCGGAACGCCAAATCGCACACCAAGGCCAAGAACACCGATGTGGTGACCTACCGGATTTCAACCGGGGTTGAAGCCATGTTTGGCTATCTCTACCTGTCGGGTCAGCTCGACCGGATTAGGACCTTGATGGATTGGATTTATGACCAAGTGGAACACGAGAGGGTAAAGCATGGCTAA
- the rplA gene encoding 50S ribosomal protein L1 — protein MTKKHGKKYLEAAAKVDAEKAYALDDAVALLKDLSYTNFDGSVELAFNLNVDTRQADQQLRGAVVLPNGSGKDKTVVVFAQGDKAKEAEAAGADVVGAADLVQRIQDGWLDFDVAIATPDMMAQVGRVGRALGPKGLMPNPKTGTVTMDVAKAVSDAKGGQVTYRTDRDGNVSVTVGRVSFDNGKLAENIKTIANTIVKARPAAVKGTYVDNVAVSATMSPSVKLDLNTL, from the coding sequence ATGACTAAGAAGCACGGTAAGAAGTATTTAGAAGCTGCGGCTAAGGTTGATGCTGAAAAGGCATACGCCTTAGACGACGCAGTCGCTTTGTTGAAGGATTTGAGTTACACCAACTTTGACGGTTCCGTTGAATTGGCCTTTAACTTGAATGTTGATACACGTCAGGCTGACCAACAGTTGCGTGGTGCCGTAGTGCTGCCTAACGGTAGTGGTAAGGACAAGACTGTCGTAGTCTTCGCCCAGGGTGACAAGGCTAAGGAAGCCGAAGCTGCTGGGGCTGACGTTGTTGGTGCTGCTGACTTGGTTCAGCGCATCCAAGACGGTTGGTTGGACTTTGACGTTGCCATTGCAACCCCTGACATGATGGCCCAGGTCGGCCGGGTTGGTCGGGCACTGGGACCTAAGGGTCTGATGCCTAACCCTAAGACTGGAACGGTTACCATGGATGTTGCCAAGGCCGTTTCTGACGCCAAGGGTGGTCAGGTGACTTACCGGACTGACCGTGACGGTAACGTTTCGGTTACGGTTGGTCGCGTATCCTTTGACAATGGTAAGTTGGCTGAGAACATCAAGACGATTGCTAACACGATTGTTAAGGCCCGTCCAGCTGCCGTTAAGGGAACTTACGTGGACAACGTTGCTGTTTCAGCAACCATGAGCCCATCAGTTAAGTTGGACTTAAACACCCTTTAA
- the secE gene encoding preprotein translocase subunit SecE has product MITYFKNVAAEMKKVTWLTPQQTSRETVAVIAVSIIFAIIIGGSDWILQQIVNFLLAH; this is encoded by the coding sequence ATGATTACGTATTTTAAAAATGTAGCGGCTGAAATGAAGAAGGTTACCTGGCTCACGCCTCAGCAGACATCGCGTGAGACGGTGGCCGTGATTGCCGTATCAATTATCTTTGCCATTATCATTGGTGGTTCAGACTGGATTTTGCAGCAGATTGTCAACTTCCTCCTGGCACACTAA
- the nusG gene encoding transcription termination/antitermination protein NusG — protein MAEEIEKAWFVVHTYSGYEHKVKANLESRTQTMGMTEQIFRVLVPEQEVSVVQDGEVKKTVENDFPGYVLVEMATPQDGNMTDEAWYVVRNTPGVTGFLGSHGAGSKPNSLLPEEADLLMKRMGMVTQEKVDLDVEVGQTIKIINGPFNGMEGVVTAIDPEKQSLQATVEVFGRETPTELDFNDVDTSIAY, from the coding sequence ATGGCAGAAGAAATCGAAAAAGCCTGGTTTGTGGTTCACACTTATTCAGGTTATGAGCACAAGGTTAAGGCGAACTTGGAGTCACGGACCCAGACGATGGGGATGACCGAGCAGATTTTCCGGGTCCTGGTCCCTGAACAGGAAGTTTCCGTGGTCCAAGACGGCGAAGTGAAAAAGACGGTCGAAAACGACTTCCCAGGTTATGTCCTCGTTGAGATGGCCACTCCCCAGGACGGTAACATGACCGATGAAGCCTGGTACGTTGTCCGTAACACCCCTGGGGTTACTGGCTTTCTTGGTTCACACGGTGCCGGTTCTAAGCCTAACTCCCTCCTGCCAGAAGAAGCTGACCTGCTGATGAAGCGGATGGGCATGGTTACCCAGGAAAAGGTTGACCTGGATGTTGAGGTTGGCCAGACCATCAAGATTATCAACGGACCTTTCAACGGCATGGAAGGGGTGGTAACCGCCATCGATCCCGAAAAGCAGAGCCTGCAGGCCACTGTTGAGGTCTTTGGTCGGGAAACCCCTACCGAATTAGACTTTAACGATGTCGACACCAGCATTGCCTACTAA
- the rlmB gene encoding 23S rRNA (guanosine(2251)-2'-O)-methyltransferase RlmB: protein MAKQSSHDDFIYGHHASVAALQSDQSLNKVWLQQGLNDKVRNQVIQLAKKRGLVVQEAPKAKLDELANGGNHQGVVLSIASFDYASVDDLFAQAEAKGDAPFFLILDGIEDPHNLGSILRTADAAGVNGVIIPKRRAVQLTATVAKTSTGAIETVPVARVTNLANLVADLKERGLWIFGTDVNGEDYRRFDARGPVAVIIGNEGRGISPLLKKRVDGMLTIPMVGTVQSLNASVAASLLMYQGYNSRHPL, encoded by the coding sequence ATGGCTAAGCAGAGTAGTCACGATGATTTTATATACGGACACCACGCCAGTGTGGCCGCCCTACAAAGTGACCAGAGTTTGAACAAGGTCTGGCTCCAGCAGGGCCTAAACGACAAGGTGCGTAACCAGGTCATACAGCTGGCTAAAAAGCGCGGCTTGGTGGTCCAAGAAGCACCCAAGGCTAAGTTAGATGAGCTGGCAAACGGTGGTAACCACCAGGGCGTGGTTTTAAGCATTGCTTCCTTTGACTATGCCAGCGTAGATGATCTTTTTGCCCAGGCGGAAGCCAAGGGGGATGCCCCCTTCTTCCTCATCTTGGATGGGATTGAAGATCCGCATAACCTAGGTTCAATCCTGCGAACGGCGGATGCGGCCGGGGTAAACGGAGTCATTATTCCAAAGCGCCGGGCTGTCCAACTCACTGCCACGGTTGCTAAGACCTCGACCGGTGCCATTGAAACCGTGCCGGTCGCCCGGGTGACCAACCTGGCTAACCTGGTCGCTGACCTAAAAGAGCGCGGTCTTTGGATTTTTGGGACCGATGTCAATGGCGAGGATTACCGTCGCTTTGACGCCCGTGGTCCGGTCGCGGTGATTATCGGCAATGAAGGGCGTGGCATCTCGCCCCTGCTTAAAAAGCGGGTGGATGGCATGCTGACGATTCCCATGGTTGGGACCGTCCAGAGTCTGAACGCCAGCGTGGCCGCTTCTTTGTTAATGTATCAAGGCTATAACTCACGACACCCCTTATAA
- the rplJ gene encoding 50S ribosomal protein L10 — translation MSEQAIAIKAQKVDEVADQFKDATSAVVVNVRGLTVAESTDLRHQLRAEGVLLEVIKNKILVRAAEKAGYAELNDLFVGPSAVAFSKEDAVAPARILKKFADENDTLEIKGGVVDGSVASIEDIDKYASLPSYDGLLGQLMAEFQYPIRTFAYAVKALQEKKEAEGEAAPAAE, via the coding sequence ATGAGTGAACAAGCGATTGCGATTAAGGCCCAAAAAGTTGATGAAGTTGCCGACCAGTTCAAGGACGCCACATCAGCTGTGGTCGTAAACGTTCGTGGTTTGACTGTTGCTGAATCTACTGACCTACGTCACCAGTTGCGTGCCGAAGGGGTTTTGTTGGAAGTTATTAAGAACAAGATCCTGGTACGTGCTGCTGAAAAGGCCGGTTACGCTGAGTTGAACGACTTGTTTGTGGGACCTTCAGCGGTCGCCTTCTCTAAGGAAGACGCCGTGGCCCCAGCCCGGATTTTGAAGAAGTTCGCCGATGAAAACGACACTTTGGAGATCAAGGGTGGTGTGGTTGATGGTAGCGTAGCTAGCATCGAAGACATCGACAAGTACGCTTCCCTCCCTTCATACGACGGTTTGCTTGGCCAGTTGATGGCCGAGTTCCAGTATCCTATTCGGACCTTTGCCTATGCGGTTAAGGCCTTGCAGGAAAAGAAGGAAGCCGAAGGCGAAGCAGCTCCTGCTGCTGAATAA